The following are encoded together in the Bradyrhizobium sp. CCGUVB1N3 genome:
- a CDS encoding glycosyltransferase family 1 protein has product MKKSILVVSEALGEPNHKRGIFHFTRELIRSLEADGHELTLLVETTRRYRKLRGRERRTGLFPRQARNIELLALYRYLDEVNMSEPMMRSHGGLRRLFGWIRHRIDMATSWEYALCFLRAIGLRGMSTRLIENKSAALEYIPPDLRHLELFRDFQLEAGFYSYQDSSALFLLPPPRIDARDYDVILVDTPTRVAIKRKPGAKVICVVHDLLPLTDLKLSDVATRLFLSRLLTSLSQADELAFVSNYSMMRFRELLPQFAHLPARVVYPRTQFDAPDVLQLPAPSGRPGRPSFVVIVSNEPRKNVATVIRAFRGMPQADLVVIGYAGLAPQMRNLPPNIRFAGYVDEHEKATLIAEAHGLIMPSFAEGFGVPIIEALAANTPVLCSDIAVFREVAGELADYFDPFSAESIRASVTRVIARQEECRRDIRDRRGELAERFGYQTQARDFLGQYRPAESMMAAQ; this is encoded by the coding sequence ATGAAGAAGAGTATTCTGGTCGTCTCCGAGGCGCTCGGCGAGCCCAACCACAAACGCGGCATCTTCCACTTCACCCGCGAATTGATCCGCTCGCTCGAAGCCGACGGCCACGAGCTGACGCTGCTCGTCGAGACCACGCGCCGCTATCGCAAGCTGCGTGGACGCGAGCGGCGCACCGGGCTGTTTCCAAGGCAAGCGCGCAACATCGAGCTCCTGGCGCTGTACCGTTACCTCGACGAGGTCAACATGAGCGAGCCGATGATGCGCAGCCATGGCGGCCTGCGTCGCCTGTTCGGCTGGATCCGGCACCGGATCGACATGGCGACGTCGTGGGAATACGCCCTCTGCTTCCTGCGGGCGATCGGCCTGCGCGGGATGAGCACGCGGTTGATCGAGAACAAGAGCGCCGCGCTCGAATACATCCCACCGGATCTGCGTCATCTTGAGCTGTTCCGCGATTTCCAGCTCGAAGCCGGCTTCTACAGCTATCAGGACTCCTCGGCCCTCTTCCTGCTGCCGCCGCCGCGGATCGACGCCCGTGACTACGACGTCATCCTCGTGGATACGCCGACCCGCGTCGCGATCAAGCGCAAGCCCGGCGCCAAGGTGATCTGCGTGGTCCACGACCTCTTGCCGCTCACCGATCTCAAGCTCAGCGACGTCGCGACGCGCCTGTTCCTGTCTCGCCTCCTGACGAGCCTGAGCCAAGCCGACGAGCTCGCCTTCGTCTCCAACTACAGCATGATGCGGTTCAGGGAACTGTTGCCGCAATTTGCCCATCTGCCTGCGAGGGTCGTCTACCCCCGCACGCAGTTCGACGCCCCGGATGTCCTGCAACTGCCAGCCCCGTCTGGGCGTCCGGGGCGGCCGAGCTTCGTGGTCATAGTCTCCAACGAACCGCGCAAGAACGTCGCCACCGTGATCCGCGCTTTCCGCGGCATGCCTCAGGCCGATCTCGTCGTGATCGGCTATGCCGGCCTTGCCCCGCAGATGCGCAACCTGCCGCCCAACATCCGCTTTGCCGGCTATGTCGACGAGCATGAGAAAGCAACCCTGATCGCCGAGGCGCACGGCCTGATCATGCCGAGCTTCGCCGAAGGGTTCGGCGTGCCGATCATCGAGGCGCTCGCGGCGAACACGCCCGTGCTCTGCTCCGACATCGCCGTGTTTCGCGAAGTCGCGGGCGAGCTCGCCGACTATTTCGATCCGTTCTCGGCCGAGTCGATCCGCGCCTCCGTCACGCGCGTCATCGCGCGGCAGGAGGAATGCCGCCGCGACATCAGGGACCGCCGCGGCGAGCTTGCCGAGCGCTTCGGCTATCAGACCCAGGCCCGCGACTTTCTCGGCCAGTATCGGCCCGCCGAAAGCATGATGGCTGCGCAATAG
- a CDS encoding O-antigen ligase family protein: MTVEAAEHGAALAAHTRGVLAPSRNTARLMHGADLLAAMIAASLPWSTSLPSIFVGLWLLVLVPTIDWREYAGFLKQPAFALPFVILGLALLGTLWSDAAWADRLHAIKPVAKLVIIPPLLYHVRRSERGTWVLATFLVSCAALAVFSWIVLFHPAWKIAATASAGVPVKNYIDQSQEFTLCAFALALPTLTFWRERRLAAAFGCVALILLFVTNMLFVASARTALLCMGVLLALFAWRYLGRRAAMLLLAGTVAASLVAWTTSPYLRQRITDVAVEYQHGHEDISHASTAQRLTYWRKAIAAFAQAPLLGHGTGSIKRQFERAAAGQSGLEAEVVNNPHNQTLNVAMQWGLLGVVLLYAMWLVHLSLFTGDGLAAWIGLVVVVQNMTSSLLNSHLFDFHAGWIYVLGVGVAGGMTLRAERR; this comes from the coding sequence ATGACCGTCGAAGCAGCCGAACACGGCGCGGCCCTCGCCGCCCACACGCGCGGCGTGCTTGCGCCCTCACGCAACACCGCAAGGCTGATGCACGGCGCAGACCTGCTCGCCGCGATGATCGCGGCGTCGCTGCCGTGGTCGACCTCGCTGCCGTCGATCTTCGTCGGCCTGTGGCTGCTCGTCCTCGTGCCGACCATCGATTGGCGAGAGTATGCGGGCTTCCTGAAGCAGCCGGCCTTCGCCCTGCCATTCGTTATCCTGGGGCTCGCGCTCCTCGGCACCCTCTGGTCCGACGCCGCCTGGGCCGACCGGCTGCACGCAATCAAGCCGGTTGCAAAGCTCGTCATCATTCCGCCGCTGCTCTATCACGTCCGCCGCTCGGAGCGCGGCACGTGGGTCCTCGCGACCTTTCTCGTCTCGTGCGCCGCGCTCGCGGTGTTCTCCTGGATCGTGCTGTTCCACCCCGCATGGAAGATCGCCGCGACGGCATCGGCCGGCGTACCCGTCAAGAACTACATCGACCAGAGCCAGGAATTCACGCTGTGCGCCTTTGCGCTCGCGCTGCCGACGCTGACGTTCTGGCGTGAGCGACGGCTGGCCGCGGCATTTGGCTGCGTCGCGCTGATCCTGCTGTTCGTCACCAACATGCTGTTCGTCGCCTCCGCCCGCACTGCGCTGCTCTGCATGGGCGTGCTGCTGGCTTTATTTGCCTGGCGTTATCTGGGCAGGCGCGCTGCCATGCTGCTGCTGGCGGGCACTGTGGCGGCGAGCCTTGTCGCCTGGACGACGTCGCCGTATCTGCGTCAGCGGATCACCGATGTCGCCGTTGAATACCAGCATGGACACGAGGACATCAGCCACGCCTCCACCGCGCAGCGGCTGACCTATTGGCGCAAGGCGATCGCCGCCTTTGCGCAGGCACCCCTGCTCGGCCACGGCACCGGCTCGATCAAGCGGCAGTTCGAGCGTGCTGCCGCGGGACAGAGCGGCCTCGAGGCCGAAGTGGTCAACAATCCCCACAACCAGACCCTCAACGTCGCCATGCAGTGGGGATTGCTCGGCGTCGTCCTACTCTACGCGATGTGGCTCGTCCACCTCTCGCTGTTCACCGGCGACGGCCTTGCGGCATGGATCGGGCTCGTCGTCGTCGTGCAGAACATGACGAGCTCGTTGCTGAACTCGCATCTGTTCGATTTTCATGCGGGCTGGATTTACGTCCTCGGCGTCGGCGTTGCCGGCGGCATGACGCTAAGAGCCGAACGCCGCTGA
- a CDS encoding DMT family transporter, with product MIANDNRIDTRDWSLLGVLSILWGGSFFFNGAALRELPPFTLVFLRVMIGASLLLPLLRPYKIGSPSGVAGWRTFFAIGLLNNVVPFSLIVVGQTFIPSGLASILNATTPLFTVIVMAVAGEETLQMRRVAGVALGLVGVVMLRGWGVEARTGQGLGILLCLGGAFSYGLAALAARRLLKDSPPLGTATFQLLASTVMMAIIAGAIEQPWRLPMPDVTTWLAVLGLAGLSTALAYIVFFQILRRSGATNVMLVTLLIPVTAILLGWLVLDEPVSLREIAGALVIGSALLVIDGRVLNLWRRCSAAFGS from the coding sequence ATGATTGCCAACGACAACCGGATCGACACCCGTGATTGGTCGCTCCTCGGCGTGCTCTCCATTCTCTGGGGCGGCTCGTTCTTCTTCAACGGCGCCGCGCTGCGCGAGCTGCCGCCGTTCACCCTCGTTTTCCTCCGGGTTATGATCGGCGCGTCCCTGCTGCTACCGTTGCTGCGGCCCTACAAGATCGGATCCCCGAGCGGCGTCGCCGGCTGGAGGACGTTCTTTGCGATCGGGCTGCTCAACAACGTTGTTCCATTCTCGCTGATCGTGGTCGGCCAGACCTTCATTCCGAGTGGGTTGGCGTCGATCCTGAATGCCACCACGCCGCTGTTCACCGTGATCGTGATGGCGGTGGCGGGCGAGGAGACGTTGCAGATGCGGCGCGTCGCCGGCGTCGCTTTGGGGCTCGTCGGCGTGGTCATGCTGAGAGGATGGGGCGTCGAGGCAAGGACGGGGCAGGGCCTCGGCATTTTGCTGTGCCTCGGCGGCGCCTTCAGCTATGGCCTCGCGGCGCTGGCGGCACGTCGATTGCTGAAGGACTCGCCGCCGCTCGGGACGGCAACCTTTCAGCTGCTGGCTTCGACCGTGATGATGGCCATTATCGCCGGTGCGATCGAACAGCCATGGCGACTTCCGATGCCTGATGTAACGACCTGGCTTGCGGTGCTCGGCCTTGCGGGTCTGTCGACGGCGCTTGCCTATATCGTCTTCTTCCAGATCCTGCGACGTTCGGGCGCGACCAATGTCATGCTGGTGACGTTGCTCATTCCCGTGACCGCCATTCTTCTTGGCTGGCTCGTGTTGGACGAGCCGGTCTCGCTGCGCGAGATCGCGGGGGCGCTTGTCATCGGCAGCGCATTGCTGGTGATCGACGGACGTGTGCTGAATTTGTGGCGCCGCTGTTCAGCGGCGTTCGGCTCTTAG
- the prfB gene encoding peptide chain release factor 2 (programmed frameshift) — protein sequence MRAEIERLVEEIKQSVGLLRRHLDVEKSTARLAELNKLAEDPNLWNDPQKAQKLMQERTSLEDALSGIGKVEQQLEDDVGMIELGEAEGDEGVVAEAEAALKNLKKEVARRELEALLSGEADRFDSYLEVHAGAGGTESQDWAQMLLRMYTRWAETHGFKVEYLEESEGEEAGIKSATIQVSGHNAYGWLKTEAGVHRLVRISPFDSNARRHTSFSSVQVFPVIDDSIKIDIKESDVRTDTMRSGGAGGQHVNKTESAVRLTHIPTGVAVVCQAGRSQHKNRAQAWDMLRARLYEIELKKREEKAAADQAAKTDIGWGHQIRSYVLQPYQMVKDLRTGVQTSDTSGVLGGDLDEFMAATLAQRAFGTTTGEIEDVD from the exons ATGCGCGCCGAAATCGAACGGTTGGTAGAAGAGATCAAGCAGTCAGTCGGGCTGCTGAGGAGGCATCTT GACGTCGAGAAATCGACGGCGCGCCTCGCTGAGCTGAACAAGCTCGCAGAAGATCCCAATCTCTGGAACGATCCGCAGAAAGCCCAGAAGCTGATGCAGGAGCGCACCTCGCTGGAGGATGCGCTGTCGGGCATCGGCAAGGTCGAGCAGCAGCTCGAAGACGACGTCGGCATGATCGAGCTCGGCGAGGCCGAGGGCGACGAGGGCGTGGTCGCCGAGGCTGAGGCTGCGCTCAAGAACCTGAAAAAGGAAGTCGCACGGCGCGAGCTCGAGGCTCTGCTCTCGGGCGAGGCCGACCGGTTCGATTCCTATCTCGAGGTCCATGCCGGTGCCGGCGGCACTGAGAGCCAGGACTGGGCGCAGATGCTCCTGCGCATGTACACGCGCTGGGCCGAGACGCACGGCTTCAAGGTCGAATATCTCGAGGAGTCCGAGGGCGAAGAGGCCGGCATCAAGTCCGCGACCATCCAGGTCTCCGGCCACAACGCCTATGGCTGGCTGAAGACGGAGGCCGGCGTGCATCGTCTGGTGCGCATCTCGCCGTTCGATTCCAATGCACGGCGGCACACCTCGTTCTCGAGCGTGCAGGTGTTTCCCGTCATCGACGACAGCATCAAGATCGACATCAAGGAATCCGACGTACGCACCGACACGATGCGCTCGGGCGGCGCCGGCGGCCAGCACGTCAACAAGACCGAATCCGCGGTCCGTCTCACGCATATCCCGACCGGAGTCGCCGTGGTCTGCCAGGCCGGTCGTTCCCAGCACAAGAACCGTGCGCAGGCCTGGGACATGCTGCGCGCGCGTCTTTACGAAATCGAGCTGAAGAAGCGCGAGGAGAAGGCCGCCGCCGACCAGGCCGCCAAGACCGATATCGGCTGGGGCCACCAGATTCGCTCCTACGTGCTCCAGCCCTACCAGATGGTGAAGGATCTGCGCACCGGCGTGCAGACGTCGGACACGTCGGGCGTGCTCGGCGGCGATCTCGACGAGTTCATGGCGGCAACGCTGGCGCAGCGTGCCTTCGGCACCACCACCGGCGAGATCGAGGACGTCGACTAG
- a CDS encoding penicillin-binding protein 1A produces the protein MRLLIRFMGFLFAAGTVVFLVGVGAMAGLIWHFSKDLPDYSQLQDYEPPVMTRVHAVDGSLVGEYAKERRLYLPIQAVPKLVINAFLAAEDKNFYEHGGIDYTGMARAGLVYLQNYGSNRRPQGASTITQQVAKNFLLTNEVSFARKIKEALLAMRIEKTYSKDKILELYLNEIYLGLGAYGIAAASLVYFDKSVNELTVAEAAYLAALPKMPATLHPVRNRDRAIERRNYVIDRLQENGWIKQADAEKARKEPLAVTNRSNGAHTFAGEYFAEEVRRDIFERYGEKKLYEGGLSVRTTLDPKIQVMARKTMVTGLVNYDEQQGYRGAISKLDISGDWGVKLADIKSLSDISPWRMAVVLETSDQSARIGFQPARELGGAVSKQRETGIVTLDGVRWAKAASGPSKGKAATAVSQVLQPGDVIYADPLYSKEGQPVEGQYRLRQIPEVSGAMVVMDPWTGRVLAMVGGFSFDQSQFNRATQAYRQPGSSFKPIVYSAALDNGYTPSTVVVDAPIEIDQGQGGGVWRPENFSNGKYQGPVTLRNALRLSLNTVTVRLAQDIGMPLIGEYARRFGVYDELPNYLSYALGAGETTAMRMVTAYSMIANGGRRVKPTLIDRIQDRYGHTIFKHDQRECRGCDAPGGWKSQAEPQLVDRREQVLDSMTAYQITELMEGVVQAGTATVVKEVGKPIAGKTGTTNEAKDAWFVGFSPDIAVGIYMGYDKPRPLGKGNAATGGHLAAPIARDFLKLALADKPAVPFKVPAGIKLIRVVAKTGMRAGPGETGGTILEAFKPGTAPPDNYSVIGVADADGRGQQQAPPDSGFFMRPGTGGLY, from the coding sequence ATGCGCTTGCTGATACGGTTCATGGGCTTCCTGTTCGCCGCGGGAACCGTGGTGTTCCTGGTGGGCGTCGGGGCCATGGCTGGCCTGATCTGGCATTTCTCGAAGGACTTGCCGGACTACTCTCAGCTTCAGGATTATGAACCGCCGGTGATGACCCGCGTGCACGCGGTCGACGGCTCGCTGGTTGGCGAATACGCCAAGGAGCGCCGGCTGTATTTGCCGATCCAGGCGGTGCCGAAGCTCGTGATCAACGCCTTCCTCGCCGCCGAGGACAAGAATTTCTACGAGCATGGCGGCATCGACTACACCGGCATGGCGCGCGCCGGGCTGGTCTATCTCCAGAACTACGGCTCCAACCGCCGTCCGCAGGGCGCCTCCACGATCACCCAGCAGGTCGCCAAGAACTTCCTCCTGACGAACGAAGTGTCGTTCGCCCGCAAGATCAAGGAAGCCTTGCTGGCGATGCGGATCGAGAAGACCTACTCCAAGGACAAGATCCTCGAACTGTATCTGAACGAAATCTATCTCGGCCTCGGCGCCTACGGCATTGCCGCGGCCTCGCTCGTCTATTTCGATAAGTCGGTGAACGAGCTGACGGTCGCGGAAGCGGCCTATCTGGCGGCGCTGCCCAAGATGCCGGCGACGCTGCATCCGGTGCGCAACCGGGACCGCGCCATCGAGCGCCGCAACTACGTGATCGACCGCCTCCAGGAAAATGGCTGGATCAAGCAGGCTGACGCCGAGAAGGCGCGCAAGGAGCCGCTGGCCGTGACCAACCGCTCCAACGGCGCCCACACCTTTGCCGGCGAATATTTTGCCGAGGAAGTCCGCCGCGACATCTTCGAGCGCTATGGCGAAAAGAAGCTCTACGAGGGCGGCCTCTCGGTGCGCACCACGCTCGACCCGAAGATCCAGGTCATGGCCCGCAAGACCATGGTCACCGGCCTCGTGAACTATGACGAGCAGCAGGGCTATCGCGGCGCGATCAGCAAGCTCGACATTTCCGGCGACTGGGGCGTCAAGCTCGCCGACATCAAATCGCTCTCAGACATTTCGCCCTGGCGCATGGCCGTGGTGCTGGAGACCAGTGACCAGTCGGCGCGCATCGGCTTCCAGCCGGCGCGCGAGCTCGGCGGCGCCGTCAGCAAGCAGCGCGAGACTGGCATCGTCACGCTCGACGGTGTGAGATGGGCGAAGGCCGCCTCGGGCCCCTCGAAGGGCAAAGCGGCAACGGCGGTGTCGCAGGTGCTTCAGCCCGGCGACGTGATCTATGCCGATCCGCTCTACAGCAAGGAGGGGCAACCGGTCGAAGGCCAGTACCGCCTCCGCCAGATCCCCGAAGTGTCGGGCGCGATGGTTGTGATGGACCCCTGGACCGGCCGCGTGCTCGCGATGGTCGGCGGCTTCTCGTTCGACCAGAGCCAGTTCAATCGCGCCACACAGGCCTATCGGCAGCCGGGCTCGTCGTTCAAGCCGATCGTCTATTCGGCAGCGCTCGATAACGGCTATACGCCGTCGACCGTCGTGGTCGATGCGCCGATCGAAATCGACCAGGGGCAGGGCGGCGGCGTCTGGCGGCCGGAAAACTTCTCCAACGGCAAGTACCAGGGGCCGGTGACGCTGCGCAACGCGCTGCGGCTCTCGCTCAACACCGTGACCGTGCGGCTCGCGCAGGACATCGGCATGCCGTTGATCGGCGAATATGCGCGCCGGTTCGGCGTTTATGACGAGCTGCCGAACTATCTCTCCTACGCGCTCGGCGCCGGCGAGACGACGGCGATGCGGATGGTCACGGCCTATTCGATGATCGCGAATGGCGGGCGCCGCGTGAAGCCGACCTTGATCGACCGCATCCAGGACCGCTACGGCCACACCATCTTCAAGCACGACCAGCGTGAATGCCGCGGCTGCGATGCACCGGGCGGCTGGAAGAGCCAGGCCGAGCCCCAGCTGGTCGACCGCCGCGAGCAGGTGCTCGACTCCATGACGGCCTATCAGATCACCGAGCTGATGGAAGGCGTCGTCCAGGCCGGTACCGCCACCGTCGTCAAGGAAGTCGGCAAGCCGATCGCCGGCAAGACCGGCACCACCAACGAGGCCAAGGATGCCTGGTTCGTCGGCTTCTCGCCGGACATCGCGGTCGGCATCTATATGGGCTACGACAAGCCGCGCCCGCTCGGTAAGGGCAACGCGGCAACCGGCGGCCATCTGGCGGCGCCGATCGCGCGCGATTTCCTCAAGCTCGCGCTCGCCGACAAGCCGGCAGTTCCGTTCAAGGTTCCGGCCGGCATCAAGCTGATCCGCGTCGTCGCCAAGACCGGCATGCGCGCTGGCCCGGGCGAGACCGGCGGCACGATCCTGGAAGCCTTCAAGCCCGGCACGGCGCCGCCGGATAACTACTCGGTCATCGGGGTCGCCGATGCCGACGGCCGTGGCCAGCAGCAGGCGCCGCCCGATTCTGGCTTCTTCATGCGGCCCGGCACCGGCGGGCTCTATTAG
- a CDS encoding N-acetylmuramoyl-L-alanine amidase: MASRANHLILLGCALFCAAALPCSDSRPVAAAESQPQAAVSGSNFPVVSAARLAGDVRQTRLILDLDQTVTFRAFTLAEPYRVVVDVPQINFQLPAGTGAAGRGLVKAFRYGLVMPGGSRIVLDLAGPAKIANSYVLEAANGQPARLVLELEEVDRAAFVQSAAPESRAALHPATTDAPPAPAAPEPAQQKTAAPTDSRPVVVIDPGHGGIDNGTQSSGESEKNLVLAFGLALRDRLEKTGKYRVVMTRDDDTFIPLNDRVKVARSINAALFVSIHADALPRGEGDAQGATIYTLSDKASDAQAERLAEAENKADAIGGVNLSDEPADVADILIDLAQRETRTFSNRFARLLMGEMKTTARMHKHPLKSAGFRVLKAPDVPSVLVELGYVSNKGDLEHLVSESWRSRTVTSMAQAIDAFLAKRLATAGSGN; this comes from the coding sequence GTGGCGAGCCGCGCAAATCATCTGATTTTGCTGGGATGTGCGCTGTTTTGCGCCGCGGCATTGCCGTGCTCTGATTCCAGGCCCGTCGCGGCCGCGGAAAGCCAGCCGCAAGCGGCCGTTTCGGGGTCGAATTTCCCGGTTGTCTCGGCGGCGCGTCTGGCTGGGGACGTCAGGCAGACCCGACTCATTCTTGATCTCGACCAGACCGTTACGTTCCGGGCTTTCACCCTGGCCGAGCCATACCGGGTGGTGGTCGATGTTCCCCAGATCAATTTCCAGCTTCCCGCCGGCACCGGGGCGGCTGGGCGCGGGCTCGTCAAGGCGTTTCGCTACGGTCTCGTGATGCCGGGCGGCTCGCGAATCGTGCTCGACCTCGCAGGCCCCGCCAAGATCGCCAATTCCTACGTGCTCGAGGCCGCCAACGGCCAGCCGGCCCGGCTGGTGCTGGAGCTGGAGGAGGTCGATCGCGCTGCTTTCGTGCAGTCGGCGGCACCGGAAAGCCGGGCCGCTCTGCACCCGGCGACAACGGATGCTCCTCCGGCGCCAGCGGCGCCCGAACCAGCCCAGCAAAAAACCGCAGCGCCGACGGATTCGCGTCCCGTGGTGGTGATCGATCCCGGCCATGGCGGCATCGACAACGGTACGCAGTCGAGCGGCGAGAGTGAAAAGAACCTGGTGCTGGCCTTTGGCCTGGCGCTCCGCGACCGGCTGGAGAAGACGGGCAAGTACCGCGTGGTCATGACACGGGACGACGACACCTTCATCCCGCTCAACGACCGCGTCAAAGTCGCCCGTTCCATCAATGCCGCGCTGTTCGTCTCGATCCACGCCGACGCGCTGCCGCGTGGGGAGGGCGATGCCCAGGGCGCCACCATCTACACGCTGTCGGACAAGGCCTCCGACGCGCAAGCCGAGCGGCTGGCCGAAGCCGAAAACAAGGCCGACGCTATTGGCGGGGTCAATCTGTCCGATGAACCGGCCGACGTCGCGGACATCCTGATCGACCTTGCCCAGCGGGAAACCCGCACCTTTTCAAACCGTTTCGCCCGCCTTTTGATGGGCGAGATGAAGACGACGGCACGGATGCACAAGCATCCCCTGAAGTCGGCAGGCTTCCGGGTGCTGAAGGCGCCTGACGTGCCCTCGGTGCTGGTCGAACTGGGTTATGTCTCCAATAAAGGGGACCTTGAGCATCTGGTCTCCGAGAGCTGGCGTTCCCGGACTGTGACGTCGATGGCCCAGGCCATCGACGCCTTTTTGGCCAAGCGGCTCGCGACCGCCGGATCCGGCAATTGA